A single genomic interval of Lewinellaceae bacterium harbors:
- a CDS encoding OmpA family protein gives MNHLLLPLFLLSTIILSAQQQWEGGFLLGGSFYQGDLTLSAAGTLREAKPAYGLLLRRSLGTRLSLRANALRGQLSGKDARAADLSARSFSFTTDIAELSLLLEWRLFPPSQAGSRLAPYFFAGGGLLYIDPSPELAGQQTGPPPSGVKEDAQAVYAKSRFTLPFGFGLEYSLNEQWALGAEGGLRTSFTDYLDGISFAGNPDKKDWYGFAGISLAYRWGARDQDGDGIADAKDDCPTQAGQASHNGCPDSDGDGIADREDDCPLLAGSLKGCPDSDGDGVADHIDQCPGLPGPSFRAGCPSNDSDGDGVPDDEDRCPQQMGPASRQGCPLLDSDQDGIDDLRDQCPLIPGNSANFGCPEAVGETEGNYRLFFENNSAQLNDQQRQLLNSLAVVLIRQPSTSLMIKGHADEQGAEEENQQLSLRRARACYDYILQRGARPQQLHYDGYGEAYPLLANRSGAGRYLNRRVELELQLQ, from the coding sequence ATGAACCACTTATTACTACCGCTTTTTCTATTATCCACCATCATTTTATCTGCCCAGCAGCAGTGGGAGGGCGGCTTTTTGCTGGGAGGGAGCTTTTATCAGGGCGACCTTACGCTTTCGGCCGCCGGCACGCTGCGAGAAGCGAAGCCAGCCTATGGCCTGTTGTTGCGGCGAAGCCTGGGGACTCGCCTTTCCCTGAGGGCCAATGCGCTGCGGGGCCAGCTTTCCGGGAAAGACGCCCGCGCGGCTGATCTCTCCGCCCGGTCTTTCTCCTTTACCACCGATATCGCTGAGCTCTCCCTCCTTCTGGAGTGGCGGCTTTTTCCTCCTTCGCAGGCGGGTTCCCGGCTGGCGCCTTATTTTTTTGCCGGGGGCGGCCTGTTGTACATAGACCCCAGCCCGGAATTGGCGGGCCAGCAAACGGGCCCGCCGCCCAGTGGGGTCAAGGAAGATGCTCAGGCAGTTTACGCGAAATCCCGGTTTACCCTTCCCTTCGGGTTTGGCCTCGAATACAGCCTCAACGAACAATGGGCCCTTGGCGCCGAGGGGGGGCTGCGCACCTCATTCACCGACTACCTCGACGGGATCAGCTTTGCCGGCAATCCCGATAAAAAGGACTGGTATGGCTTTGCGGGAATTTCGCTGGCCTACCGCTGGGGCGCCCGCGACCAGGACGGCGACGGCATTGCCGATGCCAAAGACGATTGCCCTACTCAGGCCGGCCAGGCGAGCCACAATGGCTGCCCGGACAGCGACGGGGATGGCATCGCCGACCGCGAAGACGACTGCCCCCTGCTGGCCGGCTCGTTGAAGGGCTGCCCGGATAGCGACGGCGACGGCGTCGCCGACCACATCGACCAATGCCCGGGCTTGCCCGGCCCCTCTTTCCGGGCCGGCTGCCCCTCCAACGATAGCGACGGCGACGGCGTCCCGGATGACGAAGACCGCTGCCCGCAACAGATGGGGCCCGCTTCCCGGCAGGGCTGCCCCCTGCTCGATTCCGACCAGGATGGCATAGATGACCTGCGGGATCAATGCCCGCTCATTCCCGGCAACAGCGCCAATTTCGGATGCCCGGAGGCCGTTGGGGAAACGGAGGGCAATTACCGCTTGTTTTTCGAAAACAACAGCGCCCAACTGAACGATCAGCAACGCCAGTTGCTCAATTCCCTGGCCGTTGTACTGATCCGGCAACCTTCTACTTCCCTGATGATCAAAGGCCATGCCGATGAACAAGGGGCGGAAGAAGAGAACCAACAGCTCTCCCTTCGCCGCGCCCGCGCCTGCTACGATTATATCCTGCAACGCGGCGCCCGCCCTCAACAGTTGCACTACGACGGCTACGGCGAGGCTTATCCGCTGCTGGCCAACCGCAGTGGAGCCGGCCGTTACCTCAACCGCCGGGTAGAATTGGAGCTGCAGCTCCAATAG
- a CDS encoding DUF4382 domain-containing protein encodes MKQKFTRFLLAAGLLAALLNSGCNEGEIDSPLSNLTLLNIRLTDAPLAIDEVNIDLQSILVKGPGGQEEILLNTNAGIYDLLDLQNGIDVLVANAMVSLDEIRQVRLVLGDDNTVVVDGVEYGLTIPSGSQSGLKIQVCLDLTGMPQYDLILDFDAAESVHQLGNGRYMMRPVIRVVNPDASCG; translated from the coding sequence ATGAAGCAAAAATTCACACGTTTTTTGTTAGCGGCCGGCCTGCTTGCCGCCTTGTTGAACAGCGGATGCAATGAGGGAGAGATTGATTCCCCCCTCAGCAACCTGACTCTTCTGAACATTCGCCTTACAGACGCCCCCCTCGCAATTGATGAAGTCAACATCGACTTACAATCCATACTCGTGAAAGGCCCTGGCGGGCAGGAAGAGATTCTACTGAACACCAACGCCGGCATATACGACCTGCTGGATCTGCAAAACGGCATTGACGTCCTGGTCGCCAACGCCATGGTCTCTCTGGATGAAATCCGCCAGGTGCGCCTGGTACTGGGCGACGACAATACAGTAGTGGTAGATGGAGTGGAATACGGCCTGACGATTCCCTCCGGCAGCCAGTCCGGGCTGAAAATACAGGTGTGCCTGGATCTTACGGGCATGCCACAGTATGACCTGATCCTGGATTTCGACGCTGCCGAATCCGTCCATCAACTTGGGAATGGCAGATACATGATGCGCCCTGTGATCCGGGTGGTCAACCCCGATGCCAGTTGCGGCTGA
- a CDS encoding T9SS type A sorting domain-containing protein gives MKVWITKAAVAISIGALMGITNLEAQQVWPGDVNNNGIVNNVDVLYWAFANGASGPSRPSTSSVWAPQDPSEPWPETFPDGQNFAFADCDGNGNINAADLNVIKDNFWQTQDMVMLDEYFTGTIGQDPQLLLSADDQITEPAADEPARLSLGSEQMQIDSFFGIAFTLKFDTLNIRPTTNMGGNSGIQLDIANPSWINDPAGMGTNRSEVFIEVLDDYAVAQVAIYRGSNAGPASGFGEIANFSIVMEDIIVGLVELETDSIRMVDNEFESYEVAPSRLLFATAEDSLLLKDREPFLTDEALRLYPNPTTGWLTLELTDRNDEIQAIDLYNAQGACLGRLNAPRPATAAKFNLGKYPPGLYLLSVKTKKGFLTKMAARTY, from the coding sequence TTGAAAGTTTGGATAACTAAGGCGGCCGTCGCCATTTCGATTGGCGCACTGATGGGAATAACTAACCTGGAGGCACAGCAGGTTTGGCCTGGCGATGTCAACAACAATGGTATAGTTAACAACGTCGACGTGCTGTACTGGGCTTTCGCCAACGGAGCGAGCGGCCCGTCGCGGCCCTCAACCAGCAGCGTCTGGGCGCCTCAGGATCCTTCGGAGCCGTGGCCCGAAACCTTTCCCGATGGCCAGAATTTTGCTTTCGCGGATTGTGACGGCAACGGCAACATCAACGCTGCCGACCTGAATGTCATCAAAGACAATTTCTGGCAGACGCAGGATATGGTGATGCTGGACGAATACTTCACCGGCACGATCGGGCAGGACCCCCAATTGCTACTGTCAGCCGATGACCAGATCACAGAGCCGGCCGCCGATGAGCCGGCCCGGCTGAGCCTGGGCAGCGAACAGATGCAGATCGATTCCTTTTTCGGCATCGCCTTTACGCTGAAGTTCGACACCCTCAACATTAGGCCTACTACTAACATGGGCGGGAATTCGGGCATACAGCTCGACATCGCAAACCCTTCCTGGATCAACGATCCTGCGGGAATGGGCACCAACCGCTCCGAAGTGTTCATTGAAGTACTGGATGACTATGCTGTTGCTCAGGTGGCCATTTACCGGGGTTCCAATGCCGGGCCCGCTTCAGGCTTCGGCGAGATCGCCAATTTCAGCATCGTGATGGAGGACATCATCGTCGGCCTGGTGGAATTGGAAACGGACAGCATTCGGATGGTGGACAACGAATTCGAAAGCTATGAGGTAGCGCCCTCCCGGCTCTTGTTCGCCACCGCCGAAGACTCCCTGCTCTTAAAGGACAGGGAACCCTTCCTGACGGATGAGGCCCTCCGGCTCTACCCCAACCCGACCACCGGTTGGCTGACGCTGGAACTGACGGATCGCAACGACGAAATACAGGCCATCGACTTGTACAACGCACAGGGAGCCTGCCTGGGCAGGCTGAATGCGCCCAGGCCGGCCACTGCCGCCAAATTCAACCTGGGGAAATATCCCCCCGGCCTGTACCTGTTGAGCGTAAAAACGAAAAAAGGCTTCCTGACAAAAATGGCCGCCAGAACTTACTAG
- a CDS encoding glucose-1-phosphate adenylyltransferase yields MIKMISLILGGGAGTRLAPLTTVRSKPAVPIGGKYRLIDIPISNCINSGVRRMFVITQFNSASLNQHIKNTYNFDMFSHGFVDILAAELTPSSDQWFQGTADAVRQCLHHLERHPHDYILILSGDQLYQMDFNALANYHIEKEADLTIATIPVVDKDAPGFGIMKVNEQGHIENFIEKPKPDVLGEWQSHVEEKYLHQGRHYLASMGIYIFNRAFLHKLFNEHPEATDFGKEFIPIAIEEGHRVASYAFDGYWTDIGTIRSFFDANIALTDNIPDFNLFDSNKAVYTRPRLLAPSKIFGTWFNKALIAEGCIIHATKIERSVIGIRSRIGEGTEISNAIIMGNDSYETIQEMQQSGKPAMGIGKNCNIRNAIVDKDVRMGNDVNIHGSVALPDGETDTHVIRDGIIVIKKGVTLHDGMRIGLGA; encoded by the coding sequence ATGATTAAAATGATAAGCCTTATCCTGGGGGGAGGCGCCGGCACCCGGCTGGCGCCCTTGACAACCGTACGTTCCAAACCGGCCGTTCCAATTGGCGGCAAGTACCGGCTGATCGACATCCCCATTTCCAATTGCATCAACTCCGGGGTTCGAAGGATGTTTGTCATCACCCAGTTCAACTCGGCTTCTCTCAACCAGCACATCAAGAATACCTACAATTTCGACATGTTCAGCCATGGTTTTGTGGATATCCTGGCCGCCGAGCTTACCCCCTCCAGCGACCAGTGGTTCCAGGGCACCGCCGATGCCGTCCGCCAGTGTTTGCACCATCTCGAACGGCATCCTCACGACTATATCCTCATTTTGTCCGGCGACCAGTTGTATCAGATGGACTTCAACGCCCTGGCCAATTACCACATCGAAAAGGAGGCCGACCTCACCATAGCCACCATCCCGGTCGTCGATAAGGACGCCCCCGGTTTTGGCATTATGAAGGTCAATGAACAGGGGCACATCGAAAATTTTATTGAAAAACCCAAGCCGGACGTCCTGGGGGAATGGCAATCGCATGTTGAAGAAAAGTACCTCCACCAGGGCCGCCACTACCTGGCTTCTATGGGTATTTACATTTTCAACCGGGCTTTCCTGCACAAGCTGTTCAACGAGCATCCCGAAGCCACCGACTTCGGCAAGGAATTTATCCCCATTGCCATCGAAGAAGGCCACCGGGTGGCCAGCTATGCTTTCGACGGCTACTGGACCGATATCGGAACCATCCGCTCCTTTTTCGACGCCAACATCGCCCTGACGGACAATATCCCGGATTTCAACCTTTTCGACAGCAACAAGGCCGTTTATACCCGCCCGCGCCTGCTGGCGCCTTCCAAGATTTTCGGCACCTGGTTCAATAAAGCATTGATCGCCGAAGGCTGCATCATTCACGCTACCAAGATCGAGCGCTCGGTGATCGGCATCCGCTCCCGCATCGGGGAGGGCACTGAGATTTCCAACGCCATCATTATGGGCAACGACTCCTACGAGACCATCCAGGAGATGCAGCAGTCCGGAAAACCAGCCATGGGCATTGGCAAAAACTGCAATATTCGCAACGCTATAGTCGACAAGGATGTGCGCATGGGCAACGATGTCAACATCCATGGAAGCGTAGCCCTGCCGGACGGGGAGACGGACACCCATGTCATCCGCGACGGCATCATCGTCATCAAAAAAGGGGTTACGCTGCACGACGGCATGCGGATTGGGCTGGGGGCGTGA
- a CDS encoding glycogen synthase, translated as MKVLHVSAECYPAAKAGGLGDVVGALPRYLAAAGVPTGVIIPKYRLKWINEHQFHTVYKGAVRLHNYYVPFTIQQESSNAMGFPFFVADIPGKFDRAGIYADHEGYNYSDDVERYLSFQQAVLQWMLNSPGRPRLLHCHDHHTGLIPFLIKHCPEYRGLGWMPTVFTVHNGTYHGAYGWDKMYLLPFFEAEARGLLDWSGNINPLATAIKCAGRVTTVSPSYLQELQQNAGGMEYLLQHEQHKCVGILNGIDAQVWNPAADSFLAAPLGEDITAFKKANKEVLARHFRLDPARPLVSFIGRLVSQKGADLLPDLIHRVMHSGDQLSFAVLGTGERQLEHAFSQLNQQYPGRFSAALEYNEGLAHLIHAGSDFLFMPSRVEPCGLNQMYAMSYGSIPVVRSVGGLKDTVPDIGEPNNAGRGIRFNQFNLDDGGLALHRAVQLFHNFSILEQVRERIMRQDFSWEKSAAAYIDIYKEMGV; from the coding sequence ATGAAGGTATTACACGTCAGCGCGGAGTGTTACCCCGCGGCAAAAGCAGGTGGATTGGGGGATGTAGTCGGTGCCTTGCCCAGGTACCTGGCTGCGGCCGGTGTTCCGACCGGAGTCATTATTCCCAAATACCGCCTAAAATGGATCAACGAACACCAGTTTCACACGGTATACAAGGGAGCTGTTCGCCTGCACAATTACTACGTACCCTTTACCATCCAGCAGGAAAGTTCCAACGCTATGGGCTTTCCGTTCTTCGTCGCCGACATTCCCGGCAAATTCGACCGGGCCGGCATATACGCGGACCACGAGGGGTACAACTACAGCGACGATGTGGAGCGGTACCTGTCTTTTCAGCAGGCGGTGCTTCAATGGATGCTCAACAGCCCGGGGCGCCCCCGGCTGCTGCACTGCCACGACCACCATACCGGGCTGATCCCTTTCCTGATCAAGCATTGCCCCGAATACCGGGGCCTCGGCTGGATGCCTACGGTTTTTACCGTACACAACGGCACCTATCACGGCGCTTATGGCTGGGATAAGATGTACCTGCTGCCATTTTTCGAGGCGGAGGCCCGGGGCCTGCTCGACTGGTCGGGCAACATCAACCCGCTGGCCACGGCGATAAAGTGCGCCGGCCGGGTGACGACGGTTTCGCCCAGCTACCTGCAGGAGTTGCAGCAGAACGCCGGCGGCATGGAATACCTGTTGCAGCACGAGCAGCACAAGTGCGTGGGCATCCTCAACGGCATCGACGCTCAGGTGTGGAACCCGGCGGCCGACAGTTTCCTGGCTGCTCCGCTGGGGGAAGATATAACGGCGTTTAAAAAAGCCAACAAAGAAGTGCTGGCGCGGCATTTCCGGCTCGACCCGGCCCGCCCCCTGGTATCCTTCATCGGCAGGCTGGTCAGCCAAAAAGGCGCCGACCTCCTCCCGGACCTCATTCACCGGGTAATGCACAGCGGCGACCAACTGTCTTTTGCAGTTTTGGGCACTGGCGAGCGGCAATTGGAGCATGCTTTTAGCCAACTCAACCAGCAGTATCCCGGGCGCTTTAGCGCCGCCCTGGAGTACAACGAGGGGCTGGCCCACCTGATCCACGCCGGCTCCGATTTCCTGTTTATGCCTTCCCGGGTAGAACCCTGCGGCCTGAACCAGATGTACGCCATGAGCTATGGTTCCATTCCCGTCGTGCGTTCGGTAGGGGGGCTAAAAGATACGGTGCCGGACATTGGGGAGCCCAATAACGCCGGCAGAGGCATTCGCTTCAACCAATTCAACCTCGACGACGGGGGCCTGGCGCTCCACCGGGCCGTGCAGTTGTTTCACAACTTCTCCATCCTGGAGCAGGTACGCGAACGAATTATGCGGCAGGACTTTTCCTGGGAAAAGTCCGCCGCCGCTTATATCGATATTTATAAAGAAATGGGAGTTTGA